A section of the Pseudanabaena mucicola str. Chao 1806 genome encodes:
- a CDS encoding glutathione S-transferase family protein yields the protein MTALHLYFAKASTFAQRTRVVLLEKGIEFTSTDIDFQNKPAEFLKVSRYGKVPAIVHNGFEIYESTIINEYLEEVFPEPALLPKDAGQKAIARIWIDYANTRFVPAFVKLLRGKTVEEQEQGRREFIEALLFIEQEGFGKLSGDGTYFLGDQLSLVDISFYPWFERLAVLENFRRFELPTETPRIQKWWAALRDRESIKAVANSKEFYLERFAKVLGEPAPVVK from the coding sequence ATGACTGCATTACATCTTTATTTTGCCAAAGCTTCTACATTTGCTCAGCGCACTCGCGTCGTTCTACTCGAAAAAGGAATTGAATTCACCTCTACTGACATTGATTTCCAAAATAAACCCGCAGAATTTCTCAAGGTTTCCCGCTATGGTAAAGTCCCTGCGATTGTGCATAACGGTTTTGAAATTTACGAATCGACAATTATCAATGAATACTTAGAAGAAGTATTTCCTGAACCAGCACTTTTACCAAAGGATGCAGGTCAAAAAGCGATCGCAAGAATTTGGATTGACTATGCAAATACTCGTTTTGTCCCTGCCTTTGTGAAACTATTGCGTGGTAAAACTGTGGAAGAACAAGAGCAAGGACGCAGAGAGTTTATTGAAGCTTTGCTTTTCATTGAGCAAGAAGGATTTGGCAAATTGTCGGGCGATGGAACTTATTTTCTAGGCGATCAGTTGAGCCTAGTTGATATCAGCTTCTATCCTTGGTTTGAGCGTTTGGCAGTACTGGAAAATTTCCGCAGATTTGAACTTCCTACGGAAACTCCTCGTATTCAGAAATGGTGGGCAGCTTTACGCGATCGCGAATCCATTAAAGCAGTTGCTAATTCCAAGGAGTTCTATCTAGAGAGATTTGCTAAAGTTCTCGGCGAACCTGCACCTGTGGTAAAATAA
- a CDS encoding SDR family oxidoreductase — protein MTTTSLELHLTGKTAIVTGGSAGIGLAGLFKEGVNVAITTRNPEKLEKAVREISALSNSGNKVIAIAADICLAEGVDEVVVTTLETFEKIDILINNAGSAKAVNLLDIGDDVFLDAWNLKLLGYIHLVRAVIPDQIKRRDGSIVNIIGVAGRTARPNFLPSSTTNAALLNFTRGIFKELAQHNIRINAISLGLTNTDRAKDLAEQHAKLANISVEEYRAQAVKSIPLGRIAQPEDIANLALFLVSDLAASITGTEILVDGGQTPGV, from the coding sequence ATAACAACCACAAGCTTAGAATTACATCTCACTGGAAAAACAGCGATCGTCACTGGCGGTAGCGCGGGCATTGGTCTAGCTGGACTATTTAAAGAAGGCGTGAATGTAGCGATCACGACTCGTAATCCCGAAAAGTTAGAAAAAGCCGTTAGAGAGATTAGCGCACTTTCTAATTCTGGCAATAAAGTCATTGCGATCGCTGCGGATATCTGTCTAGCTGAAGGTGTGGATGAAGTCGTCGTCACCACACTCGAAACCTTTGAAAAAATTGATATCTTGATTAATAATGCAGGTTCTGCGAAGGCGGTAAACTTGCTAGATATTGGCGATGATGTTTTTCTGGATGCATGGAATCTCAAGTTATTGGGATATATTCACCTTGTTAGAGCTGTGATTCCCGATCAGATTAAGCGCCGTGATGGTAGTATTGTCAACATCATTGGTGTCGCTGGGCGGACTGCTCGTCCCAATTTTCTACCTAGCAGTACGACTAACGCCGCTTTGCTAAACTTTACTCGCGGTATTTTCAAAGAACTTGCTCAACATAATATTCGTATTAACGCAATTTCTCTTGGTTTGACTAATACTGATCGCGCCAAGGATCTTGCAGAGCAACACGCAAAATTAGCGAATATTTCCGTTGAGGAATATAGAGCACAAGCAGTCAAGTCAATTCCATTAGGTCGTATCGCTCAACCTGAAGATATTGCAAATCTAGCTTTATTCTTGGTATCAGATTTAGCTGCTTCGATTACTGGAACTGAAATTCTTGTTGATGGTGGGCAAACTCCTGGGGTTTGA
- a CDS encoding 2-hydroxychromene-2-carboxylate isomerase: protein MTIYIDFYYGLGSRYSYLAASQISYIEARFDCQFIWKPLFSGKLIQLWQRNPFTEQHVSGQYDWTYRQLDAKRWADYYGIPFHEPKLKKIAPELLAIAVLAANRYDLLINYSHLLFQKIFAEQIEVEVELLIKLASSLEIPEDNFREALRSPHLHLELDQIIQEAFHRGAFGVPTFFVDSEMFWGNDRLMLLEHYLSKNL from the coding sequence ATGACAATTTATATCGATTTTTACTATGGTTTGGGAAGTCGCTATTCCTATTTAGCGGCTTCCCAAATTTCATATATTGAAGCAAGATTTGATTGTCAGTTCATTTGGAAACCACTTTTTAGCGGCAAATTAATCCAATTGTGGCAACGTAATCCATTTACTGAACAGCATGTTTCAGGGCAGTATGATTGGACATATCGTCAGCTTGATGCCAAACGATGGGCAGATTATTATGGCATTCCTTTTCATGAGCCAAAGTTAAAAAAAATTGCGCCAGAGTTATTAGCGATCGCTGTTCTTGCAGCTAATCGATATGACTTGCTAATTAACTATAGCCATCTTCTATTTCAAAAAATATTTGCTGAGCAGATAGAAGTTGAGGTTGAGTTATTAATCAAGCTAGCGAGCAGTCTTGAAATCCCTGAAGATAATTTTCGAGAAGCGTTGCGATCGCCTCATTTACATTTAGAGTTAGATCAAATCATCCAAGAAGCTTTTCATCGTGGAGCCTTTGGTGTACCAACATTTTTTGTTGACTCAGAAATGTTTTGGGGAAATGATCGTCTGATGTTACTAGAACATTATCTGTCGAAAAATTTATGA
- the metX gene encoding homoserine O-acetyltransferase MetX: MKYQGFISDHTQFYQIPNPLKLELGRIIPYVQIAYRTWGELNANGDNAVLICHGFTANADADVWWSGLFGEGKPFDPEKDFIVCSNVLGSCYGSTGAVSINPETDKPFGASFPAITIRDMVRSQYELMQSLNIPQWKLVTGGSLGGMQTLEWAVMYPDLVKAIAPISVSGRHSPWSIALAESQRQAIYADRNWQNGNYDQDNPPHQGLAIARMIATCSYYSRPDFVERFGREIDHHGNFVISNYLHQEGEKFLKRFDANVYISLTKAMDTHDLGRDRGDYFQVLNSIHQPTLIISTPTDLLYFPEEQEELAQFIPHAKLSKLLSNHGHDTFLIDLVNLNDLLALAS; this comes from the coding sequence ATGAAATACCAAGGTTTTATCTCCGATCACACACAGTTTTATCAAATTCCCAATCCACTAAAACTAGAGCTAGGTAGAATAATTCCTTATGTGCAAATTGCCTATCGCACTTGGGGAGAACTGAATGCGAATGGAGACAATGCTGTGCTAATTTGTCATGGGTTTACAGCAAATGCTGATGCTGACGTTTGGTGGAGTGGACTATTTGGAGAGGGAAAACCCTTTGATCCTGAGAAAGATTTTATCGTCTGTAGCAATGTTTTAGGCAGTTGTTATGGTTCCACAGGTGCGGTCTCGATCAATCCTGAAACTGATAAACCCTTTGGTGCAAGCTTTCCTGCAATTACGATCCGTGATATGGTGCGATCACAATATGAACTAATGCAGAGCCTAAATATTCCTCAATGGAAGTTAGTCACAGGTGGCTCTCTTGGAGGAATGCAAACTCTCGAATGGGCGGTAATGTACCCTGATTTAGTCAAAGCGATCGCTCCCATCTCAGTTTCAGGTCGTCATTCTCCTTGGAGCATTGCCCTAGCAGAATCACAACGTCAAGCAATCTATGCTGATCGCAATTGGCAAAATGGCAATTATGATCAAGACAATCCGCCGCATCAAGGATTAGCGATCGCTCGAATGATTGCTACTTGTTCCTATTATAGTCGTCCCGATTTTGTGGAGAGATTTGGGAGAGAGATTGATCATCATGGTAATTTTGTGATCTCTAATTATCTTCATCAAGAAGGGGAGAAGTTTTTAAAGCGTTTTGATGCCAATGTCTATATATCGCTCACTAAAGCAATGGATACCCATGATCTTGGACGTGATCGGGGGGATTATTTTCAGGTTTTAAATAGTATCCATCAGCCAACTTTGATTATTTCGACACCAACTGATCTTCTCTATTTTCCTGAAGAACAGGAAGAACTAGCCCAGTTTATTCCTCATGCCAAACTTAGCAAACTTCTCTCTAATCATGGACATGATACTTTTTTGATTGATCTCGTAAATCTTAATGACCTATTAGCTTTGGCCAGCTAA